The segment GAGAGATGCACTCACTCAGCTGCTGATGAAACCTTCGCTTTTCACCTTTTCGAGTCGACACGCGTGATTAGCTAATTTCACTCACGCCGCCGAAAATTAGTCGTTATTCGTTTAACCGCCGCCATAATTTCCCTTCCGTTAGCTAATCAGTGTTCCCTTTTCACACGAGGCTGTGTGTTTCGCAATATTCCTACGAATAGTTTAAGATTTAACTTTAGATGAGCAATTTGGACCACGCTCCCTATCTCGATTCTAAATAgcttaaaagcaaatttctcTTGGCTTCGGTGTGAAAGtccaaacttttttaatgaccGTCACTTTCATCTTCTCCAAGCTGCAGTTGTTGTGgcttaaaattgataaaccgCATATAGAAAACCGAAATCGAGACAGAACACGGGGGTGAGTCACACACGTGGTATAAGCGTCTTGTTTTCGCGCATCGTCGGGGTTCAAGTCCACGTGCGTGCGTCGTCGTGCGGGTAGTGAGTCAGTGCAGGttgcttttttcctttccaccCACTCACGGTGGCACATGCGGAGCACAAAGTCTCGGCCGCCGCACACGCCCACGCCGCCTCTGTTCATCGTGAACGCGGCGGCCTCAATTGATCTTTGCTCCTGTGCTTTGTTCTTCCTCTCAGTCAGGGCTTGCCCGCTTTGCTCACATAATTGGCGGAAAGAAACGGCTATTCATATCTTAATgccaattgattttttccgtGCCGAATCCATGCCATTAATTCGCCTCTTGAGCAGGCACTTAAATTTGGTCTCCTTAAGTGACTCCATTGTATAAATTTAAGATGTTGGGCTACTAAACTTTCTTGtactaaaaattgtttcacttCCTCTGAAACCAACATCAAAGATCTAAGAATGTGTAGgaagcaaatttcattttctcccGGACGAAAAAGAATCACACGATtgttgcaacaaggaaaattagatttcaacAAAGAAAACTTTTTGTTATTGTGACATCTTATACGTAATCCTTCcattttacaatttctttCTTCATGTTtgaatttcgttatttttatttgcccaACGAAAACGATGTTTCACAAGTTTCCACTTCGTCTTTGTGATGTCCAATAATATTGCATTTACCGAATGTGCAAGGGGCTTTGCTACgatattttacaacaaatttCGTAACAATGCATATAGAGCTTGCAGCAGAATTCAGAATTCGGTTTGCGTGTGCTTGGAGCATAGACATAAATAGTTTTAACAGCTTCGCGATTTATCTCTGTCAGGTCAGGGGccctttgtttgtttgcttgacTTTTGGGTTCACACTGTGTGTTGGAGGCGGAATTGCGTGCGTGGCTCGATCCAgtaattgaaataatgcaCGCGCAGAACGGGATCAAAGGTTTTCTCTCGTCTGGAAATCGGTTTATTGCCGCGCCGTTTGAGACGATTCCCGAAACACAGGCCCGACGCACACACGCAAAAAAGCAGACGTTAGAAGGTtccctgtttttttttttatttctattataTTTAGCCGTGACTCATATGTCACAGGGTTCGTTAGGAAATTTTGCTtgatgcaataatttttaaagtcaatcAGCCAATGGTGAGCAGCGGTTTGCAAAAAAAGGCGTCCGACCTAATTACGGCGCGAGCAGATAATTGGGCCGACGGCATTATGCTATATGCTCCCCTCGGCtgggccggccggccggccaacATCTGCTGCTCGTTAAATTTCGTCAACAAGAGTGTTCCCTGTTTGGCTTGTTTTGCTTTCCTCCGTGAGGCGTAGAAGAAAGAGAGCAAGGAAGGGGCGAATGTGAAGTGCAGTTTGTTCAGATCTGCCATCAGTTAGTTTCTCTTTTCAGCGGCACCAAAATAGGAACAGCTAAAGATTTGAAATCAACCATTTTTTGGCAGTCTATCGCGATTCCAAGGCCTCGTTGtcacaaatcaatttaaatttttatattatttcttggAAACTCGAGCACGAACGCTGCGCTGCACAGAATGACACATGCGTTTAACAATTTGCAACTCAACGCCGAGACTCTGATTTCCTTGTTCAAAAATCGATCACCTTTCGTCGGAGTTTGTATTTCCTCGAAGCTCTGCTTTCAGTACGCACGCAGGGCTGtcttttattccaaatttaagaGGGTGGCAAAATCGAACACTGCCGCGGGCTCACGTGCGTCTTCCCCTTTACACAAATCACGACCCGTATATCTCTTTTTCGCCCCTCGTGAGTACCGAACAAACGCGCCCTTGCCCCCGCCTGCGCGCAAGACGCACGTGACGAGTTGGCCAAGAcggatatatttattattgcacgCGTGCTAATGCGTCACTCAAGGCGCCAGCCGTCTCATTATTATTCGGGGAGCTCTAAAAAGAGGCGCCTAATCCCTTCGTCACCCCTTTCAATAAATCGTCGCCGCGCTAATTCAGCTTTTCTTTGCTAGCCAACGCGGCGGTGCTGATTTATTGGAGCCACTTTTTGTACGACAGACCGCCCGACCAGCAGCCGCCTTTGCGGCCAAGACGAGAGAGTACAGCACAAATCCGCGAGTGGAAAATGTATATTTCACGGCTGGCAGATCAAAACTAAAACTTTCCGGCCTTGGACTTGCAGCACGGTTCAAACCTGTTTCGCGAGAgtgtcgccgccgccaccgctgctgctgtaCTCGGTTTCAccgctaatttattttcggtgCGAACAATGTTGTGTCCACGGACGATAACAACTTAGCTGAAAAAAGCACAAAGAAATCCGCCTCCACCTGGTCGGCCCACAGTCTATATAGCACTGCGATCTTTATGATCGCTTGAATATactgtatatttaaattatttggtgcAATCAGGTTTTATCGGCaagcagaaatattttgcctttACATGATCCAAATGCGAGACATACAAAAATTGATCATAATTACGCCTgcgttataaattttttcaaaaagttagCTTATATTAGACAccccataaaattattttcgcaacTGCTTTTATAGATATAAAGCTATAATGacggaagaagaaaaatgcaagAGCCAATTTCTATTTGGAAACgcagaaaaggaaaatcattCCGGCGAAGATGATTATTAGCTCTCTTGTGCCCCACATGAAACGCTGAAAGTGGTCCTTGCGATCATTTTACTATTCCAAAAGCTGCACGTCATCTTTCATCGTTGGCTTGgtggttttttctttttgcgccGGTCGCCATTGATTACTTTTCTCCATAGCGCGTTAGACGCGTTGACCGCAGAAAATCGTGACTGTTTTGCTGCGAGGaaacacttttatttcttgtCACTGCTCAATCATCGCAGAAATCCAATCGAATGCTTTTTTACGACACGAAACAACGCGGTCGAAAGCTGCTTTATTTGGGGTTTCCTAAAAATGCGAGCCTCCcagcataattatataattattcagTCAGGCTGGCAGCGTTTCCGATCCACGGTCAACACACGTGCTCCCATGTTAGGCGAtatgctcatttttttttattaaactgtAACTAAACACGCctcttttgtgttttttctcTCGGAAAACATCTTTAAGTTTATTAGGGCGTCTCTACAGGAATTCACAACGACTGCTCTGCATTAATGGATTTTTGTCTAACTTTCTTTGTAGTAAATAGGGTGATCCTTTTTTAGTAATATGAAAGGAATTTATAAATAGTTTGAGGTTGGTATCGATTTCGGCCCAAACGAGACAAGATTTTAATCTCACATTCCGAACAGAATCGTTTTTCAACTTTGTTTGAAGTGAGTTTTAATGTTGCAAGGCCGTCTGATGGCGTAATTGCCGCCAagtcttattattatttatctccCTTGTGTTTCGTATAAAGTTGGTTGGGCTTTTTCTTCTTCGTTTTCTCGCTGCAGGTTGCGGCGCGCACATACTTCAAGGGCACCAACCagctcctttttattttcctctgcgCAAGTAAATGTGCGCTTTCCACACTTCTCCAGCGCGACTTGCTTCGAATTCGCTGATGCCAGCACGGATTTGCATTCCTAATTGAAATGAGCGAGTGTAAACACACGCTCGTTGCTTGGCGCAGAccgcagataaaaaaaacagtgttgCCGACGCAGGAAGTGACGTTTCGGCGGTCTAATTGACAGCCGGGCATTGTGATGGCCGCTGTTGTTGTAATTAAGCCGCGGCGTGGCCTCATGTTGTAATTACATCAGCAGGAATTTTTGTTCCTCGGGGCAACTGGGTCGAACCAACCAACAGCGTTTTCTCACTAATTTTTACTATACTGCGACGTGAAAAAGCCGAGACTCTTGTCGTGAGTTTTTATTGCAGAATGTTTCAAGAGTTATCGGCTGGAATTTTTTTGGAACTTGACTTTTATCGCTGCTGGCGCATAATGTGAAAGGGCGGCACGCCAGtgcataatatttcatttcgaCCGAGAATTAGAATTATGCGTCGGCGGCTGGAGAGGGCTGTGACCTTTCGTccactgcagcagcagcagcagcacgcggGGTTGCGTGCGTCGCGCCGCTGAAAAATGCACTCTCGGGAAATGGAGAGACCCACCGACGGCGGAGTGCAATTATTTGAATGCGACGCAGCTTGCGaccattatttgtttgttttcgtgAGTCGTGAGGCGGCGCACGTGAAAACAAAGCCGCCAGTCCTTTTCTATctcgttatttattattcgaaTGGCCGCGTTAGGTACGGATCGGGAAATAGATATTATATTAATGTGTTTATTGAAGGGGCGTGCGTGAGACTGCTCGGCTATAATTGTTCCAGTCGTGAGCgggatagtaaaaaattagccTGCATCACAAGGATGGCCTTATCGCGATCTGTGCGGATCGGACgaggataaaatattaactcgATTTGTTTATACTCCATTTTTGTCTCGATCGAAAGAACAGTTGTTTGTCATTGTATCAAAGTCGATCATTTTTAACTCGGGCCGCCTTTGTAGCTGTTTTCCATCTCGATGAGCAGCTAATGAGATCAATGTTGACTCTGATCAGGCGGCTGATTTTGAACGAAGGACCGAAATATGCAGATGACCCCTCGAACACTCTGAGGTGACACACACGCGACTGCAATATAGACAAGGAAGCGGAAATCTGGCCCTTGCTTTGCTGGATCAACTTAACACGCGCCGTACGCGGATGGAAAACCACACCCTCGCTCCCTACGCGAGGATAAACACACTGCAGCTCGGCTCATTTTCCTATAAAGCCGGTCACGTGACGCGCTGCGagtcaaacaaaatatatccTAATCAGGCACATCCTCCCCCGCGGACGGAATCATGAAATCTTATTTATCACAGTCAGCGGAGAGTGAAAGGAAGATGGCTGTGAAATACCCGACCCGATCGGAATGCAAGACAATGCTCATTGTGTATAATCTGTATGTATGTATTGCCGGGGTGGAGCTCCTCGTCAGTGCGTCTCGAGCTCGAGGATCCGTCTGTCTGGCTGCCACGAGGGGGAGGATGCGCTTATTTCGGGACCTGCCGGCCTGTTCACCcccaattattattatttactccACCACAGTGGAAACCTGATGCACGGCAGAGCCGGTGCAGCAGACGGCAGTGGAtcgaatttctttttttaaaaatctttctgGAAGTGATGTTTTCTTTCTGACCGCAAATCCTGACTCACTTagacctgaaaatttcagccttTTACTGCCCGTTGCCTGTCGCTGTTAATGCATTCTCAGTTTTTGAACCGTCATCGTCGTGCCCTGCCTGCTCACTATCTCCGACTCATGCAcgatttgaagaaaatgacCGCTCAAGGCTCAAGGACAGGATCAGCGCTGAAATTGATCCTGCGGACGGGCGGAGAAATCGTAGACGCAGTACGTGTACGCGCGGTGTGCAGGTGCACACGCATGTATAAATAATGCTAGCACGTGAAATTGTCGCCTGTTGGTGTTGATGTTCAaagcggacggacggacggacacCTCTCGTTCTCTACTCGGATTGGTGTTCGTCACGGTCTGTCCCTTGAGAATAAAAATGCTGCGACGTGACTTGCTCTcttatattatacatatatatagcACCGAAGCGGCAAAAACCTGGCCGCGTCTCTTTTTGCAAAGGTCGACGGGCCAGGCGAGCGTAAGAAAAGCGGAAATTTGCTTGGAACGCTAATTTTCCCCGAGATTATCTGCATTGCAGCAGTGTAGGGTGTAGGGCCGGTGTTACTCGTACTTGCGTAACTACGCAAGCACATACTGCACGGCTACGGCCGAGCGCATAAATTTTGCACCGAGTGGAATCAGAGAAGCCGCGGCTCGCATTTCATTCGTCTCTCGCCCCAGTCAGCAGCTTTCTTTCTTCTATCGtttctgattaaaatgcaaattccgtATCGCCGAGTGAGGACGGAGGAAAAACATCCAGCTCAAAGATTACAAATTgggaataaaaatcatgaacGTTTTCTAATTTATGCCGGCCGCGCTGCCTTTTACGGTTTTCCAATAATGGATGGAATCCTTGGAATCAAACGAAGCAGCAATAATTCTTTCTCTTCGCAGGTCTCCGCAGAAATGTGTTGATACACTTACTCGGTTTACCTGGACGGCAATTAGCCTTGCATTATGCTAATGTCGAGACGCTCATCCCACTCGACTTGTCCGACGCCGGCAAACGCATACACAAACACACTCCCAGTCTTGATTCCCCTTGGTTCGTCCTGATCATTTTCAATGAGCCGCGATTTGTAAGGCCAAAGTTCACGGACGCGACAGCAAAGTTGAGCCCCTGCTTTTATCCCGCATTATTAGTAAAGGTGGTCTTTTTCTTTCTACTTTATTCGGTTTGTTGTGTGCCACCATTACATGCGAGAGCTATATGTTTTTTTCTGCGGCGCTGTTTCCGGACTGACCGAGATAAACACAGAGAGCGAGGAGAAATTGGATGCCTTTGCCTTTTCGTGCGTTTATTTATCTCGCTGGGAAAGGAAACGCCGCGACTCGATGAACTTATTTAATTCGATTGACGTTGTTTCCAGCTAACTGGTTCGAAAGCACACTTAATTTATATACGAATTTGAAGAAATCGTCTTTCTGATCTGGCTAagtcagattttattttaatgcgagATTCACCAACTAATATTAATGTATGCATTTCGCTGCTGGTCTAAAAGGACCGGTTTTCGCGTGCTAAAACTGATGGCAGCCCTTTAAGCTCCAGTCAGATAAAACGCGAAGAGCATGTTCCCACCATTACTCAATCGCGAACAAGCTTTCCgcgtgcattaatttaattgaaacgatAACGAATTACACAAAAAGTGGCTGCCATGCGCAGTGGTTTGTGCTGCTTGAAACGCGTGTTAATGCAGCCACGGTTGGTCATTGACAGCCAGTTGGTTTGCATCAAGCAAcgacaaaaaaaatgatgaaactGTAGAAAAAAGTCGAAAACAGAGACTTAACATTGTGCGTTGCGGCACACACACATGgcttttaaagaatttttcgtCCCTATCGAAAAGCAGGCGCCGAGAACCCACAGTATTTGACATCCCACGTGCACAACTAAAGGAGAACCAACAGCCCACATTTTAACTCTTAATTCGCTTGCTGGAAGTGCATATTGTCTGACACATTGGATTATCAGCTTTTCTGCTCAATGATTATTGTTCAACCCAAACTTTTCAGCCCTTCCATGAGCTCGCAGTAATGAGAATTGGGAATGTTTTCCACGGTGCTCATTGTTCAACCGATTATGGGCGTCGATGGGATCTTCCGTGcgcaaagaaaaatgatgagaGCGGCGCCGGCACAATAACGTATACAAACGCGACTTCCGCTCgatttaataaatcataaatagCTCGTCAGGGGTCCAGCAACACATGCGCCGGAATCTTGTTTACAAGAGTCTGCATGCACCGTGGTGTATTTACAGTGTCCACTGTCGTTAATAAACTTTTAGTAATCTTTGAGACCGCTTGAATGGCTTCCAGTGGCGCCGTATCTTTATTCTGACACTACTTcattgagagaaaataaataaaacgtgtTGATGATGCTCCCGTAGTGAGTGAAAGCGATTTCATCTCGGTTCCCAATTGTATTAAATCAATCTGGCAGCTGAGGAAGCGGCCTTCGCGCAGTGAGTGGCTCCGAAGGCGAATTATTGGCTCCTTTGCATGCGACTTCCGGCCTTTGTTGCGCAGATTACGAGTAGTGGTGCGTGCTCAGTGCCCAAACTGCGATTATGAATTAGTAATATACAGACCGGCGTTTTCCAAgctacacacacacgcaagTAATTAGATAGGGGCGCCCCGCTGACCGACGCCTTTTCCCCGAGCACCGCATTAGTCATCTGCCAAGCAAATAGAAACGTTATGTGTTCCTCGATGCACAAATTGCtgcaaagaaagaaagtcTTTCGCCGAAACATCTTTCATACTTTTTTATGTTATCTCTATTCGATCGTATGGAGAGAAATGCATCTGATGCCGCGAGTCGAGTGATGAATGTTGATGTGGAGCCTTGGCCCCAATGAGGTGCATCGTCATTTTCACCAGAGTTGCTCGGCTCGTCGGTATCACCGGTCGATGGAAATAGAAACAGATTGTACGTTCGCATATATATGCGGTGTCTGCGGGCAGAAAAGAAGTCAACGCGTCTCTAATTCTGCGGCGTACTGACCGACCACGCCCGCCGAATCAATTTCGAAGCAAATCAGAAAGCGATAAACCAAACCATTCGAATAAGCAAACAATGGGCATCTGGCGAGTGCAGCCGGCGAAAGAATGAccgtaaaatttgaaacacgGGGACACGCTAGTGTATCCAAGTCGGTCCAGAAATAGATTTCGTCTTGAAACAAGACCTTAAATTGTGTAACAAACGCCGCGCGGCTGCAGCGCGGCGTTTCTTTCTTCGAATAAGGGGAACGTTATTAAGTGTGCtccttcttctctctctctctctcttaaaAGGCCGATTAAAAAACAAGCCATGCGACTAGAACTCGATTCCATTGTTCACGACACGAGAAATTTGTTATTCAAAATGCCCGCTTTTCTCTCGCATAAAAATCTATTGTtgcgttttgttttttgccGCTGAATCAAGTGCGGAGGCAGCTGAAAATCAAGTTTCTTTCATTGTACCTACTTGTCGCCGCGTAAAATAGGATAGGGAGGAGTTCTTGCACTTCCTTCTGCAGAGAAACCCTACAAATCGTGAACTTAAAGTGATATCCTGCCTCAACACGATGTTTAGCCTTCTTCCTCTCGGCTACATCCTTTCCAAGATACATACAGCTAGCGCTCTCGAGCCGCTCGCAAATTACACCAATtcacaataatatttatttgacgtTTGAAGCGAGTCGATGTATCGTGGGCGTAAAACGATGTTGATGTTGGGAAAGAATATGTACATCCTCGAGTTATCCAAATCCATCATgccgtatttttatttccattcattatttttttattgtgtccACAGACATCAGACTGCAGTTGGCCGAACAGCTGCGATGTCTGGACGCCCGCATGGAAAGCCAGGTGTCGCTGGTGACCGAGCTGCAGGACTACTTCAGGAAGAGGGCTGAGGTGGAGCTGGACTACAGCAAGAGCTTGGACAAACTGTCAAAGTCGCTGTCACTGCGACACCGCGAGCAGAAACAAAAGTATGAAttcctaattaatttcacggctCCCTCTTTTATAACACgcacgatatttttttttcgcagaCGCGAGCAGTGGCCGCTGTTCTCCAGCTACTCGTGCTGGCAGCATCTGCTGAGCCACACAAAGGGCCTCAGCAAGGACCACGCGGCCCTGAGCGAGATCTACTCGGTGCACCTGGTGGGTCGTCTCGCCGGCCTCATGGACGACGTCCAGCGAATCTACAGAAGGGTGAGTGCCGGCTTTTTGCTTCCCTTGAATTTTGCAACATCTGCTGCTGAAAGGCGATAGCTCTTAATCTTGATTCGAGGCGCTCATTGAAATATTGGGTTTCTTGCGCGCGCACGGGGTGTCGGAATGAAAGCCACTCTTTTTGTCCACTTGCAGCTGAAAATCTTGCAATTGGCGAGCGCGCACCTCCTCGCATTTCACGCACCGAGTGATGGCGATCTCGGCATGGATTTATTGCCTCTCGCTCGCATAAAGCGTCTTCCTGTCGGCTGCAATTCACACGCTCGTTTTTATTCCGCAGTGCCGAGAGATTGGTTACGAAACACACGAAGAGCTGCTGAGAGTTTTGCACGAACTGCACACAACCAGCAAGACGTGGCTCGGCTACCAGGCGGAGGCCAGACAGGCTGAGAGCAAACTGCGACTCGCCGAAGCCCAGCGCACCAAACTTGAGAACTCGATCCCCAAAGAAAAGAGGGAGCGCTCTAAAAAGTATAGAGTGATCGAGAAGGAGGTTCTCAAGGTAATTGTAGATCTTGTcgccaatttatttatttctaatattaatattccattcagaggaaaaataaattcaacgaCGCCCAGCTGAAGGCCCTGAAGGCGCGAAACGAGTACGTGCTGTGCCTCGAGGCGTCCAACACCACAGTCCACAAATACTTTGTGGACGACCTCTCTGATATAATAGACGTAAGCATATCTATTGGTCCTCTTGACGAGCACGCTCACTCTCTTTATTCCAACAGTGCATGGATCTGGGTTTCCATCATTGCATCTCAGGAGCCATGATGACCCACGTTGCTGCCGAGGAAGGCCGCCAGCAATCAGTTCAAGCGGGACTTGACCAGATGGCCGCCACCGTGGCCGCCTTGGACTCTCGACTCGACAAACAGAGGTTCCTTGAGTCCAATCACACCGCTTTCATGATCCCCAAGAAATTCGAAGTGCAGGGCTCGCGAACGGATGAGGAGGTTTGTTTCTCAACTTTAATCAGACGAAATCTTGATTAAAGGGAATGCTCGCAGGTCACCATGGATCTTGAGATCACAAAATCGCTGAAGGACGAGCTCGAGTCGCGTCTGTGCCAGCTGCAAAACAGAATCACTTCTCTGCGGACCGAGTCAGAGGAAGTGTGGAAGACGATGGAGACGGCAGAGAGGAGTCTGCTCGACATGCTGACCGCTAAAGACTTTGACGTGAACCAGTTCTTCAACAATGACAACGCGACGCCCCCGAACGCCAGTCTGTCCTCGACCCTGGGTCTGGCGCCGCAGACACCCTCGCACACAAAGGCGCCGGAGACGTTGTCCATAAAGCTGAAGCAAGACAAGCAAGAGACAGAGGAGTTTTACCTTGGGGtaagttggatttttttaatgaatcatTGCagaatttattccaattttgtcaaaaaaaaaaattgattaattcaaGTTTCAACTATAGAAGCtccaaatttgatgaaatcctAGTTTTGAAATGTCTCAGATAGatcctgaatttttttaatactctATAAAAACGTATGCCACGGCTTTCACTtgtgtcaaaaatattttgtatatttgcAGAAATTTAGGGAATACCTCCTGGGCACAAGTAGGATAGCACGACTGCACGCCAAGCACGATTACATTAGGAAAACACTTCTCGCTGGAAGCTCAGACCTGCCGCCAGCCTCTAGAGGAACGCAGATACCCAACAATGGGCTCACGGTGACTGGAGAGAAACCAGTGCGGCGCAAAAGAATCGGCCGGCTGCAGATGATCGGTCAGCCAAAGCTGTTCGGCGGAAGCCTGGAGGAGTACCTGGAAAGCACAAACCAGGAAATTCCACTTGTGATGAAGAGTTGCATTCGAGTCATTAATCTATacggtaaattaaaaatattaattaaaaaaatccagtgcTACAATGGTTGAAATTTACAGGTTTGCATCACCAAGGGATATTCAGGGTGTCTGGGTCACAACTAGAAATAAACAACTTCAGAGAGGCTTTCGAAAGGGGCGAAGACCCTCTGGCTGACATGACTGACGCGTCAGACATCAATTCAGTTGCAGGTGTGCTAAAACTCTACCTGCGAGAACTGCGAGAGCCCCTGCTGCCAATCATCTACTTTGAACAGCTCATGGAGCTCGCACGTAAATATTTATGACGCGTCTCACCTGAGCACTTGCatcaaacttttttttattcacacaGAGTTGAAGCCAAACGAGGACTTTGTGGTCAAAATGAAGGAGCTACTACAGAGTTTGCCAAGGCCGGTTGTGATTGTCATGCGCTACCTTTTTGCATTCCTCAAACAGTGAGTTCTGCCAAGTGCACTTATCTGATGTTGCTCACCACCT is part of the Cloeon dipterum chromosome 1, ieCloDipt1.1, whole genome shotgun sequence genome and harbors:
- the LOC135934701 gene encoding SLIT-ROBO Rho GTPase-activating protein 1-like isoform X1, encoding MDESVEEVPKSPMKRLGSTRKLIFYNNIRLQLAEQLRCLDARMESQVSLVTELQDYFRKRAEVELDYSKSLDKLSKSLSLRHREQKQKREQWPLFSSYSCWQHLLSHTKGLSKDHAALSEIYSVHLVGRLAGLMDDVQRIYRRCREIGYETHEELLRVLHELHTTSKTWLGYQAEARQAESKLRLAEAQRTKLENSIPKEKRERSKKYRVIEKEVLKRKNKFNDAQLKALKARNEYVLCLEASNTTVHKYFVDDLSDIIDCMDLGFHHCISGAMMTHVAAEEGRQQSVQAGLDQMAATVAALDSRLDKQRFLESNHTAFMIPKKFEVQGSRTDEEVTMDLEITKSLKDELESRLCQLQNRITSLRTESEEVWKTMETAERSLLDMLTAKDFDVNQFFNNDNATPPNASLSSTLGLAPQTPSHTKAPETLSIKLKQDKQETEEFYLGKFREYLLGTSRIARLHAKHDYIRKTLLAGSSDLPPASRGTQIPNNGLTVTGEKPVRRKRIGRLQMIGQPKLFGGSLEEYLESTNQEIPLVMKSCIRVINLYGLHHQGIFRVSGSQLEINNFREAFERGEDPLADMTDASDINSVAGVLKLYLRELREPLLPIIYFEQLMELAQLKPNEDFVVKMKELLQSLPRPVVIVMRYLFAFLKHLSEYSEENMMDPYNLAICFGPTLVPVPDDKDQVQFQNLINELIKNVIEMHEELFPVDGGPIYEKYISCEPDETDMGDSPSENVHDDIDSEVYPSEDECESLEATVQFDFRARSKRELSLRKGQHVTLYSQVSNDWWRGSAGGQEGLIPDKYIMLKINKDEDRERLELKSSSDESVVKRRASSSNDSLLSGQSSQHSPIEPVVVEFEPIDTPGPPNLPPPCAVTTVSLLPSMNSRNSIELALAQLPPEHEVSSENGDTKVNGSLIIPEIHTSDQTSGSNRSSLVEKLGIEEADSTQPDSHELQVEDEPQIEADRSSLSSLSSEGSSGSSNSSNTSSSFQQSRDIWRRRENSATEPTPVLPAPHLVGLPLRQKHTPDLVMDLPLNSSGSTSVSPSGGASDEDPEASPSHSPQHTGPESPDMTAAERFAKQNQCTLKKKDTRTSSSSSSGSASAAVDAQTQTKVAAAAAPDKPPLKAKPQILKKPAGMPPSSPDLSKNREMNK
- the LOC135934701 gene encoding SLIT-ROBO Rho GTPase-activating protein 1-like isoform X2, which translates into the protein MFQCIIQQRNGWIKGSPEMRDVFPDIRLQLAEQLRCLDARMESQVSLVTELQDYFRKRAEVELDYSKSLDKLSKSLSLRHREQKQKREQWPLFSSYSCWQHLLSHTKGLSKDHAALSEIYSVHLVGRLAGLMDDVQRIYRRCREIGYETHEELLRVLHELHTTSKTWLGYQAEARQAESKLRLAEAQRTKLENSIPKEKRERSKKYRVIEKEVLKRKNKFNDAQLKALKARNEYVLCLEASNTTVHKYFVDDLSDIIDCMDLGFHHCISGAMMTHVAAEEGRQQSVQAGLDQMAATVAALDSRLDKQRFLESNHTAFMIPKKFEVQGSRTDEEVTMDLEITKSLKDELESRLCQLQNRITSLRTESEEVWKTMETAERSLLDMLTAKDFDVNQFFNNDNATPPNASLSSTLGLAPQTPSHTKAPETLSIKLKQDKQETEEFYLGKFREYLLGTSRIARLHAKHDYIRKTLLAGSSDLPPASRGTQIPNNGLTVTGEKPVRRKRIGRLQMIGQPKLFGGSLEEYLESTNQEIPLVMKSCIRVINLYGLHHQGIFRVSGSQLEINNFREAFERGEDPLADMTDASDINSVAGVLKLYLRELREPLLPIIYFEQLMELAQLKPNEDFVVKMKELLQSLPRPVVIVMRYLFAFLKHLSEYSEENMMDPYNLAICFGPTLVPVPDDKDQVQFQNLINELIKNVIEMHEELFPVDGGPIYEKYISCEPDETDMGDSPSENVHDDIDSEVYPSEDECESLEATVQFDFRARSKRELSLRKGQHVTLYSQVSNDWWRGSAGGQEGLIPDKYIMLKINKDEDRERLELKSSSDESVVKRRASSSNDSLLSGQSSQHSPIEPVVVEFEPIDTPGPPNLPPPCAVTTVSLLPSMNSRNSIELALAQLPPEHEVSSENGDTKVNGSLIIPEIHTSDQTSGSNRSSLVEKLGIEEADSTQPDSHELQVEDEPQIEADRSSLSSLSSEGSSGSSNSSNTSSSFQQSRDIWRRRENSATEPTPVLPAPHLVGLPLRQKHTPDLVMDLPLNSSGSTSVSPSGGASDEDPEASPSHSPQHTGPESPDMTAAERFAKQNQCTLKKKDTRTSSSSSSGSASAAVDAQTQTKVAAAAAPDKPPLKAKPQILKKPAGMPPSSPDLSKNREMNK
- the LOC135934701 gene encoding SLIT-ROBO Rho GTPase-activating protein 1-like isoform X3; amino-acid sequence: MPLNQKRRTQNRTISDIRLQLAEQLRCLDARMESQVSLVTELQDYFRKRAEVELDYSKSLDKLSKSLSLRHREQKQKREQWPLFSSYSCWQHLLSHTKGLSKDHAALSEIYSVHLVGRLAGLMDDVQRIYRRCREIGYETHEELLRVLHELHTTSKTWLGYQAEARQAESKLRLAEAQRTKLENSIPKEKRERSKKYRVIEKEVLKRKNKFNDAQLKALKARNEYVLCLEASNTTVHKYFVDDLSDIIDCMDLGFHHCISGAMMTHVAAEEGRQQSVQAGLDQMAATVAALDSRLDKQRFLESNHTAFMIPKKFEVQGSRTDEEVTMDLEITKSLKDELESRLCQLQNRITSLRTESEEVWKTMETAERSLLDMLTAKDFDVNQFFNNDNATPPNASLSSTLGLAPQTPSHTKAPETLSIKLKQDKQETEEFYLGKFREYLLGTSRIARLHAKHDYIRKTLLAGSSDLPPASRGTQIPNNGLTVTGEKPVRRKRIGRLQMIGQPKLFGGSLEEYLESTNQEIPLVMKSCIRVINLYGLHHQGIFRVSGSQLEINNFREAFERGEDPLADMTDASDINSVAGVLKLYLRELREPLLPIIYFEQLMELAQLKPNEDFVVKMKELLQSLPRPVVIVMRYLFAFLKHLSEYSEENMMDPYNLAICFGPTLVPVPDDKDQVQFQNLINELIKNVIEMHEELFPVDGGPIYEKYISCEPDETDMGDSPSENVHDDIDSEVYPSEDECESLEATVQFDFRARSKRELSLRKGQHVTLYSQVSNDWWRGSAGGQEGLIPDKYIMLKINKDEDRERLELKSSSDESVVKRRASSSNDSLLSGQSSQHSPIEPVVVEFEPIDTPGPPNLPPPCAVTTVSLLPSMNSRNSIELALAQLPPEHEVSSENGDTKVNGSLIIPEIHTSDQTSGSNRSSLVEKLGIEEADSTQPDSHELQVEDEPQIEADRSSLSSLSSEGSSGSSNSSNTSSSFQQSRDIWRRRENSATEPTPVLPAPHLVGLPLRQKHTPDLVMDLPLNSSGSTSVSPSGGASDEDPEASPSHSPQHTGPESPDMTAAERFAKQNQCTLKKKDTRTSSSSSSGSASAAVDAQTQTKVAAAAAPDKPPLKAKPQILKKPAGMPPSSPDLSKNREMNK